Proteins encoded within one genomic window of Mesobacillus subterraneus:
- a CDS encoding c-type cytochrome: protein MKKEYQQHDSKEADIVSGIKIQHNKVPKLLIAVFYVVVIWAIGYAIFMPGKLAVEPAAAPQDNKGELIFEGTCLSCHATGAAPDLKGVTDRMPEEDIKNVIKKGRNTMPAIGHLYTEKEIDKVYEYLEDYR, encoded by the coding sequence ATGAAAAAAGAATATCAGCAACATGATAGCAAAGAGGCGGATATTGTCTCTGGCATTAAAATTCAGCACAATAAAGTGCCGAAGCTCCTGATAGCTGTATTTTATGTTGTGGTCATCTGGGCGATCGGATATGCGATTTTCATGCCTGGAAAGCTTGCAGTCGAACCTGCTGCCGCTCCACAGGATAATAAAGGAGAGCTTATTTTTGAAGGCACTTGCCTGAGCTGCCACGCTACAGGTGCAGCACCTGACTTGAAAGGTGTAACCGACAGGATGCCGGAAGAGGATATCAAAAATGTCATTAAAAAAGGCCGTAACACGATGCCTGCTATTGGTCACCTTTATACAGAGAAAGAAATCGATAAAGTTTATGAATACTTAGAGGACTACAGATAA